A single genomic interval of Coccidioides posadasii str. Silveira chromosome 1, complete sequence harbors:
- the LSM2 gene encoding U6 snRNA-associated Sm-like protein LSm2 (EggNog:ENOG410PQNA~COG:A~BUSCO:16405at33183), with protein MLFFSFFKTLTNHTVIIELKNDIRIRGILKSVDQYLNIKLDDIEVIDLDKYPHLSSVKNIFIRGSVVRYIVLPQEAVDRGLLEDATRREAASQANKAR; from the exons ATGCTCTTTTTCAG CTTCTTCAAAACCCTCACGAACCATACCGTTATCATCGAGCTCAAGAATGATATCCGCATCCGCGGCATCCTCAAGAGTGTCGATCAGTACTTGAACATCAAGCTCGATGATATTGAGGTCATTGACCTGGACAAATACCCTCATCTTTCTAGCGtgaaaaatatctttatacgCGGCAGTGTGGTGAGATATATCGTCCTGCCGCAGGAGGCTGTGGACAGAGGACTGCTGGAAGATGCAACTAGGAGAG AGGCTGCAAGTCAGGCGAATAAAGCGAGATGA
- a CDS encoding uncharacterized protein (EggNog:ENOG410PHF5~COG:S~BUSCO:1751at33183~BUSCO:4516at33183), with amino-acid sequence MALNVNSDQLLSSARDLFWTQHSNLSESKRQQLWTQQLSHFICGPTASAAASGSRLSTQDGIGGPRFLGKRTGDDVPRTLPPGSPPTKRRATTPEPYSVTRSSSSSSSSVRSQLARQSSTRSRTGNSSRKTGTASGSRKSWNQQVSAVPSQSTEGLAFFPAQAAPSPLQQSQTVSTDFSQSGLDGFAAPTHGGQASGSSSSPIEIDMDHTIPADALVLDSQDQGQLTVGTESLQMTRSLTSDSLCGGMDMIRFDSNRSFLENLDFPDAQLSASFNAQSFGHYNDASYCLNSSSSPISQFHSRNMHHVQFSQSLPESGSDFFRHAVSPLNRCASSASCSSSSSPSSTEMKHSLSSQSANSVASSETRARRRTREQIVQGTQKIAPKPAKMQPNNVLEHKIIIASEDGTSREVAAIPKASVQRPSRPKTYCKYCNEQPDGFHGEHELRRHVERVHAVVRRVWVCVDISPDKKFLANCKACRNGKRYGANYNAAAHLRRTHFNPCQRGRGGRGKDSEKRGGKGGGTTPSMDVLKHWMEQREEIVVDNARVLLDNDITSEEAELLGRRRISDTSSLDPSDGQGSDSPAVQTTFDSHTSSPVEEPNDVTQELAFEFEEFTNSPLEWDESTGGGYQGFANAALNPFDSSSYFDHASFMQAQPMSAEVRAEGSLNTIMEDSQEARGNYIGRSLHRIITDGQSHRQRYDNSSRAKAKIHPRGAGAHGSSPLAQHGDGNRFSISSSRRASCSTDCRARHRDHFDDLYDATDESDRESCPSLSSQAETGSNSSFTVSDASSISKDSRRRTFPTLYIPSSKVGAKSSPLPPTPPPKIPVSPLALAKLPQNVPKIAAPPSLAGSASEVSDRPSTFSTPQTPDLADVPDVNWGEQRLRVRGNLESGHPSRSASASASPRLDVQLDAPEDWSAFLGNFPRIPAHAVEDGSSSVCESDAAPSVESNRGLQLPVAALAALQRFEVNSDRFQSRPPSEVGEAKEMHELLSHMRYKDPGDPLSASAYSGSSFTSLSVPSPGGFFASLKGQARKTWCFSSANTPTSAMAEKFYDLPWDPQGNTIVEQVVECPDDGTEGPPTAKALVSGPPTARKIPAEFAEEAQREGVRDGPDNNNNANNDNDYDATYAKALKAHSMSNLDRTTLWLATQSAYLTGIEDKRLNGAVQESLGSAASGKVGETKPTADHIDSTKYSERSTKLLSEPPSKPLPTKEPTFYLGFKHVQQRSQNADAFLHSNFRFEAMQAARLSMPAKHVDHVAGKYELNNPVRPPYRGPFAQAPRNSKLTSVLQEQVMFSNVEKEQDALVQLRASAWAIEALKFLNGGPLVPSPAAKRMAEAAPPGQPGTPGKRRVKALDLGGQSACEWGWHLANEYPNVEVFTAVTKDQAVSPVEAPPNYQHIPVPCLWKLPFKDNQFDLISARSLHMLLKSSRPVGARDDEVDMCLKECLRCLKPGGYLEFFLMDSEIVRAGTYGSATSVEFGFNLKTRGYDPAPTKAFLSRLRKANFGDLKRAWLFLPMGAPYNEHAQVPGIKTPSSPDTAELMGSTADIASTSGLFGGWMWEQWMLKLQMEMGRDNHKLLDETAAVIDEGRKCGAGWRCLSGWAMKPKKKQTS; translated from the exons ATGGCTCTCAACGTCAATTCCGATCAGCTACTATCATCGGCCAGAGATCTCTTTTGGACGCAACATTCGAATCTCTCGGAATCGAAGAGACAGCAACTCTGGACCCAGCAACTCAGCCACTTCATCTGTGGACCGACTGCCTCCGCCGCCGCCAGCGGCTCCAGACTCAGCACACAGGATGGAATCGGTGGGCCTCGCTTTTTGGGAAAACGGACTGGGGATGACGTTCCTCGCACTTTGCCTCCTGGATCTCCCCCAACGAAACGACGAGCTACC ACCCCGGAGCCTTACTCCGTGACCCGATCGTCCTCTagctcttcatcttctgtTCGCTCTCAACTTGCTCGACAGTCATCAACACGGTCTCGGACAGGGAACTCATCTCGGAAGACTGGCACAGCATCCGGCTCTCGCAAATCTTGGAACCAACAAGTGTCAGCTGTTCCCTCGCAGTCGACGGAGGGATTGGCCTTTTTCCCAGCCCAAGCGGCTCCTTCTCCCCTCCAGCAGTCCCAGACTGTCTCAACGGACTTCTCGCAAAGCGGTTTGGACGGTTTCGCTGCTCCCACCCACGGCGGCCAGGCTTCTGGATCGTCCAGTAGCCCCATCGAGATCGACATGGATCACACCATCCCGGCGGACGCATTGGTTCTCGACTCGCAAGATCAAGGTCAGTTGACCGTGGGGACAGAGTCACTTCAGATGACTCGGAGTCTGACATCAGACTCGCTGTGTGGAGGAATGGATATGATCAGGTTCGACTCGAACAGATCATTTCTCGAAAATCTGGATTTTCCAGATGCTCAGTTGTCAGCAAGTTTCAATGCGCAGTCATTTGGTCATTACAATGACGCCAGTTATTGCCTtaactcttcttcttctcctatTTCCCAGTTTCATTCTCGTAACATGCATCATGTTCAGTTTTCTCAGTCACTGCCTGAATCCGGGTCTGACTTCTTTCGTCATGCTGTTTCTCCTTTGAATCGTTGtgcttcttctgcttcttgctcttcttcttcttcacctTCATCCACCGAGATGAAGCATTCTCTATCGAGTCAAAGTGCAAACTCGGTAGCCTCAAGCGAGACTCGGGCTCGGCGGAGGACTCGAGAGCAAATTGTGCAAGGCACACAGAAGATCGCACCAAAGCCTGCGAAGATGCAGCCAAATAATGTTCTGGAGCATAAAATAATCATCGCGTCAGAAGACGGCACTTCTCGAGAAGTTGCGGCCATCCCCAAGGCATCTGTCCAGCGGCCTTCACGACCGAAGACCTACTGTAAATACTGCAATGAACAGCCTGACGGCTTTCACGGCGAGCATGAGCTGAGAAGACACGTTGAACGTGTACATGCCGTCGTGCGGAGGGTCTGGGTGTGTGTTGACATCTCCCCAGACAAGAAGTTCCTTGCCAACTGCAAGGCGTGTCGCAACGGCAAGCGATATGGCGCCAACTATAACGCAGCAGCTCACCTTCGACGCACGCACTTCAACCCCTGCCAACGCGGGCGCGGTGGAAGAGGCAAGGACAGCGAGAAGCGTGGTGGGAAGGGAGGCGGCACCACGCCCTCGATGGATGTGCTCAAGCACTGGATGGAGCAGCGCGAAGAGATCGTGGTGGACAACGCACGGGTCCTCCTCGACAACGACATCACCTCGGAGGAGGCCGAACTTCTCGGCCGGCGAAGGATATCCGACACCTCGAGCCTCGACCCCAGCGACGGCCAAGGGTCCGATTCGCCGGCCGTCCAGACCACCTTCGACTCGCACACCTCCTCGCCGGTCGAAGAGCCCAACGACGTGACGCAAGAGCTCGCGTTCGAGTTTGAGGAGTTCACCAACTCGCCACTCGAGTGGGACGAGAGCACGGGAGGTGGCTATCAAGGGTTTGCCAACGCAGCTTTGAATCCTTTCGATTCATCATCCTACTTTGATCATGCATCATTCATGCAGGCCCAGCCGATGAGCGCTGAG GTTCGAGCCGAAGGATCGCTTAATACTATAATGGAAGATTCGCAGGAGGCCCGAGGCAACTATATCGGACGCAGCTTGCATAGAATCATCACGGATGGCCAGAGCCACCGCCAACGCTACGACAACTCCTCCAGGGCCAAGGCTAAGATACATCCTCGTGGCGCTGGTGCCCATGGATCCTCTCCGCTGGCACAGCACGGAGATGGGAATCGCTTTTCGATCTCCTCCTCGAGGAGGGCTTCCTGTTCAACGGACTGTCGGGCACGGCACCGGGACCATTTCGACGACCTGTATGACGCAACGGATGAATCGGACCGTGAAAGCTGTCCCTCCTTGTCGAGCCAGGCTGAAACGGGGTCAAACAGCTCGTTCACGGTCTCTGATGCAAGCAGCATCTCCAAGGATAGCCGTCGACGGACGTTCCCTACGCTGTACATTCCATCGTCCAAGGTCGGTGCCAAATCCTCACCTCTTCCTCCTACTCCGCCGCCCAAGATCCCCGTTTCTCCTCTAGCCCTCGCCAAGCTGCCTCAAAACGTCCCTAAGATCGCTGCTCCGCCATCTCTGGCTGGAAGTGCCAGCGAGGTGTCCGATAGACCCTCAACGTTCAGTACCCCGCAAACCCCTGATCTGGCTGATGTACCTGATGTCAATTGGGGCGAACAGAGGTTACGAGTGCGTGGCAATCTGGAGTCTGGACACCCTTCCCGATCCGCGAGCGCTTCAGCCAGCCCACGGCTTGATGTCCAGCTGGACGCACCTGAAGACTGGAGTGCTTTCCTTGGGAACTTCCCGCGTATTCCAGCCCATGCCGTCGAGGATGGTTCGTCTTCGGTGTGTGAGTCGGATGCCGCGCCGTCCGTGGAAAGCAACAGAGGATTGCAGCTTCCTGTTGCCGCGCTGGCTGCCCTCCAACGCTTCGAGGTGAATTCAGACCGTTTTCAAAGCAGACCGCCCTCAGAAGTGGGAGAAGCGAAAGAAATGCACGAGCTGCTATCTCACATGCGTTACAAGGATCCTGGCGATCCCTTGTCTGCGTCGGCCTATTCGGGATCCTCGTTCACCTCGTTGAGTGTGCCCTCTCCCGGTGGTTTCTTTGCCTCCCTCAAGGGACAAGCCCGGAAAACATGGTGTTTTTCAAGTGCAAACACGCCCACGTCGGCTATGGCTGAGAAATTTTACGACTTGCCGTGGGATCCGCAAGGAAATACAATCGTCGAGCAAGTTGTCGAATGCCCGGATGATGGCACGGAAGGCCCTCCCACTGCGAAAGCACTGGTATCAGGCCCACCAACTGCAAGAAAAATCCCAGCAGAATTTGCCGAAGAAGCGCAACGCGAAGGAGTTCGTGACGGGCCcgacaacaacaacaacgcAAACAACGACAATGATTATGATGCGACCTACGCGAAAGCTTTAAAAGCTCATTCTATGTCCAACCTTGATCGCACCACCCTTTGGCTGGCTACTCAGTCGGCATATCTAACAGGAATCGAGGACAAACGCCTTAATGGCGCCGTTCAAGAATCGCTAGGAAGTGCGGCAAGTGGGAAAGTGGGTGAAACCAAGCCAACTGCCGATCACATAGATTCGACTAAATACTCGGAACGCTCCACAAAACTGCTTTCGGAGCCCCCGAGCAAACCTTTGCCAACAAAAGAACCCACGTTTTATCTCGGTTTTAAGCATGTTCAGCAAAGGTCACAGAACGCTGATGCTTTCCTCCATAGCAACTTCCGGTTTGAAGCCATGCAGGCTGCCCGTCTAAGTATGCCTGCGAAACATGTTGATCATGTTGCGGGCAAATATGAATTGAACAACCCGGTTCGCCCTCCGTACCGAGGGCCCTTCGCCCAGGCACCACGTAATTCCAAACTTACATCAGTTCTTCAGGAGCAAGTCATGTTTTCAAATGTTGAGAAGGAGCAGGATGCCTTGGTACAACTTCGCGCTTCAGCCTGGGCTATCGAGGCACTGAAGTTTCTCAACGGTGGTCCCCTGGTACCTAGCCCGGCGGCAAAGCGAATGGCAGAAGCTGCTCCACCGGGCCAGCCGGGAACTCCTGGAAAGCGTCGAGTTAAAGCTCTCGACCTTGGAGGTCAGTCGGCATGCGAGTGGGGATGGCATCTTGCGAACGAATATCCCAACGTCGAGGTCTTCACCGCCGTGACAAAGGATCAAGCAGTGAGTCCAGTGGAGGCACCTCCTAATTACCAACATATACCTGTTCCTTGCCTCTGGAAACTTCCGTTCAAGGATAACCAATTCGACCTCATTTCGGCCCGGTCCCTGCACATGTTATTAAAGTCTTCTCGGCCGGTCGGCGCGCGCGATGATGAAGTCGACATGTGCCTGAAAGAATGTCTCCGCTGCTTGAAACCGGGTGGATATCTCGAGTTCTTCCTGATGGACTCTGAAATCGTTCGTGCCGGGACATATGGGTCTGCAACATCCGTCGAGTTCGGATTCAACCTCAAGACCCGCGGTTACGATCCTGCGCCGACAAAGGCGTTCTTGTCGAGGCTCCGCAAGGCAAATTTCGGAGACCTCAAACGGGCTTGGCTGTTCCTGCCCATGGGAGCGCCGTATAACGAACATGCTCAGGTCCCTGGGATAAAGACACCATCCTCACCGGATACTGCTGAGCTAATGGGAAGTACTGCGGACATCGCCAGTACTTCCGGCCTGTTTGGCGGCTGGATGTGGGAGCAGTGGATGTTGAAATTGCAGATGGAGATGGGCCGCGATAATCATAAGTTGCTTGATGAGACGGCTGCGGTTATTGATGAGGGGAGGAAGTGCGGTGCTGGGTGGAGATGCTTGAGTGGATGGGCTATGAAGCCTAAGAAAAAGCAGACATCGTAG